DNA sequence from the Sceloporus undulatus isolate JIND9_A2432 ecotype Alabama chromosome 4, SceUnd_v1.1, whole genome shotgun sequence genome:
TCTCTCTCCCTATTAccttttcccatccctgctcaacctttggttctcccAGTACTTGTGGACAATGTTCAACATCAGTTTGGCATTTCCCCCTCATTCGTCAGACCCAAAGAACTGAAAATTCAGAAAATGAATGAAACACCTCATCAGtaccagcacaattacaaaagaTCACAAATCCCTTTCAGGTGTggaaaaatattcttttcatctaaTAGATAAAGTATCCACATTGGTAATTATTGAGTTAGTGcaagtctagaaaatcagtatgcagaagAAAAGTGtaacagctttgagactaactgaaagaaagaagctggtagcatgagttttcctgTACTTgaacccacttcctcagatgcatgaggtgtaTTAGAGAGTCCAGAGGCAGACCAAAATAAGCTGGTTGTTTTTGAGGATCATtttaaattcaaaaccttgtgggcatggagatgaggtgacaagttcaactTTAGATCTGTCTCTGAGCTCTCCAgtccacctcatgcatctgaggaagtaagctgaagtctaccaaagcccatgctaccagcatctttcttttagataatctcaaaggtgctacaagatcgttTTGCATACGGAGATCCTtaagtgtgctttcaagttacctGCTGATTTAtagtgagcccatgaatttcatagggtttccttaggcaaggaaatcTCAGATGAGTTGGCcggttctttcctctgaaatatagcctacagcatcccCTGGAAAAACTTCAGAAAGGTTTTCCTGCCACAACACAGACAAGACTGACATACTTTGTTCAAAAGCCATGTAACCTTATTGTAAACAGTTTCCCAGGGCTCCTCTTACTTACACTCTGCATTGCATTGAACGCAGTAGTGACACTTGCATGCTCTCTAGTTCCactgccccttttcttttctgactGCTATCTGAAGCTCATTTTGACTAGGAATGGCTCAACCCCTACTCTTTGCTGTCACAGCAGGGCAGTCCTTGATTGGCTCTGTCATGAACTAGCTGTAGCTTCTTTTCAATGTAAGCTTgtatccttttctttttcttattttttgatCTGTCATCTTCCCTAGCAGCCAGTTGAGTTTCAGGTTGCCCTCACCCTGGTAGCAAGATTGTAGGCGATCCTTAATTTGGGCATTGATAGCACGGAATGGGAAACATGCACAGAGCTGAGTCATCAGGTGGCTGATGATACTGCTTTTGCCCcttggagaaaatggcaaaaaggaCATCATCCTGGACTGTAATTTGAGGGATCGAGCCATACCTCTCCTGGTTTGGAAAGATGGCTGCCTGGAGGAGTCGATTTCCACATCACCTTTGACCATCCAAAAGGCAGGAACATAGGAGTGAAACTTGGGGTCATCCTTGCACAGACGCACAATTCGGGATGTGTAGAATAGGTCACTGGCTGCATTGATAGATACTCCTCGGTGTCTCTGGCTGAACAGTCAGAAAGTACACAAAATTGCCACTGCAATCCATGATATAAAAGATATCAAGTGAGAGAGACCAAGGCCGTGTGTTGAAGGGATTTTGATGAGGGATGAAACAAAGTCGCTGTGGAGTTCATAATCCACATGGCTGGACTCTGGATCAGTGCAGTTTCCTGCTGGAGAGATGGGGAAGTAACCTGCTTGCCATCCCTGCAGTACCTATGAAAGCTTTCCATCTTCCCCCTCAGATCGAACTAAACTCCCTACATAGTGCCAGTCTTGTTAACATGGAAAGATAATGCTCCTTCTTTGTGAAGGTTCCACAGGATGAAGAGGTCATCAATCTCAGCAGCTTGCAGACTCCTTGTAAAGGCTGCCACATGCCAACAGCCTATTTTCGGAGTAATCAATAATCCGCAGCTGTTGACGTTGTTAGTTAGGTCAAGATCTCAGTACAGGGTTGAACAATGAGGGTGGATAACAAGACTTGTTGTCTTCTCAGGTCCTGTCTTGTGACTACTAATATGGTCAAGTTTCCAGACAGTTTATAAACCCGATGATGGCTCCCACATAGACTGCTCCCGTGGCCTGTGGACAGTCAGTGGTTGAAAGTCCAGTCGCGTTCTCAGAGTGGAGGTATATAAATGGGAGTGCTGGTAGCATtctgtgaaaagaaacaaaagagaagcACCAAGCCACTGGCCAGCCATCGGGTCCCATATCCGAGGCCAGAACTTTCTCTGTTCCATCCTGTGGCAGAGTGTGAAGAGGAAAGGGAGTGTGAACCTCAGAACTCCCTGTGTGTATCTCCCACTGCAGCACTGTTCCTCACATGGTTCTACAgactaaaatgaaacaaaacaaaaatatatgaaaaaaacaGATGCAAAGATCAAACATCAGACCTAAAATGTCCTGTAAAACAGAGACAGTGAAGCAGGCTTTTTCATTAAAGATCtttgaaataaaatgaagacaCTTTGAATCCCTGAGCCAGGTTTCCATTTGGGTAAACCAGGCAGGCTTTAGCACTCTGTTCCGCCTCTGTGCATTAATTGTTACACAATTAAATGCTCATAATATGCTCTGAGTCATGAGTTCATCATCTGCAGGAGAGAATAATCAATCTCAGCCCCAAAGACAAGTATGTTTTGCAGGCAGTTCCCTACCCAGTCATCAGATCTAAAAAACCAGGGGagtggtggtgtttttttgttctttttgtaagGTTAGTAAAAGGTTTCTTCTGTCCACAAAATCCACCAAAGATTACAATTTATTAAGGGGAAAGATATATCCGGCAGCAGTAGCTTATGTGTCTGCCACATCTCCTGTTTGTTTTCTACATACCTCAGATACATTGCTTCTTGGTGCCTTAGGCTATGCCTGTACTCTCTGTAACTGGAAGTCCATTGACTGTTTGCTTGATGCCAATGGGATGCCTAATGTGCTCAGGTAGCAGTGAGATAAGCAACACTCATTCATTAATCCGATCCATTCCTGTATTCCTTGTActtatgtattatcctacttgtgattatgtattttccctggataatgattaaccatccattatgaagccttgccctccctccagtccatctgccttggtccaggcctcggaggttgagggaactgctggacctcttaccctttctcgtcaccactcccttctccttttgtatcatgtcttttttagattgtaagcctgagggcagggaaccgtctaactaaaaagattgcatgtacagcgctgtgtaaatttacagcgcttcataaataaaggttaataataataataataataataataacaactataaAGGAATCTTGAACCCCCCCATCTCACCCTGCTAAAGACAAGAATCCTGACACATTTAAAATACCATGAAATTATTGCAATGAGTTGGAAAAATTCTTTCTGGATTAAAACCTCCCAGAATATtgcaaagtaacatttccaagttatgaCAGAATATAGATCATAGAgtttcaagggccatccagtctaacccctcctgccatgcaggaactcacaatcaaagcatccctgacagtggccatccagcttctatttaaagacctccaaggaaggagactctatcaccctctgaggagTGTATTCTacgttgaacagcccttactgtcagaagttcctcctaatgttgggtgatctattttcctgtagcttgcatccattgttgtgagtctgttctctggagcagcagaaaacagattgcaccatcctcaacatgacatcccttcaatatttaaacaaggctaacATCTcactctaaccttctcttctccaggctaaacatccccagctccctaagtctctcctcaaaaggcatggcttctagacccttcacaattttagttgccctcctctgtcCACACTgccgtttctcaacatcctttttgaattgtggtgcccagattggacacagtattctaggtgaggcctgaccaaggcagaataggtgacactattacttcccttgaactagacactatacttttattgatgtagcctaaaactgcattggcttttagttgctgcatcacactgttgactcatgttcacttgtgGTCTAGTAGGACtcctgatccctttcacatgtagctcattaagccagatgtccccatcctatatctatgtattcatttttttgccctaagtgcagtacttaggCACTCTTGGGAAAAGCAGATTTTCTCGATCCAATTCAAACtggatatataaataaagtttttattattttatttattatttattaattggtAATCTTGATACCAAGCTAATAGTCAGGAAACAGGGTCTTCCCATACAAAAACATGAACTCCCCTAATATCTCAGTAGAACTGTCTCAGTGCCCCATCAATTTTTCTTTTGTGGTTTTcagtaaaaaaaaccctctatatTCCCTGCCATTTAGAAGATGAGGAGATTTCAAGTGAATACCGTGAAAGTATAGGCTACAGGGCTTTGTTGTGGAAACCTGCATAAAATTACAGAAAGCCAATAATTTGATGGATCCCATATCTGAATTTCCTACCATCTGTTTTGATTACCATAAAACCGAATCCTGTCTATGTTACTTAAAAGCTAGTCCCACTGAGACCAGTAACTTTGATTCTCTTGTAAATGTATGTAAGAAAGAAATATGAGAATGATATTCTGAAACTGTGATATGGAAGGGATatgaaatctgtgtgtgtgtgtgtgagagagagagagagagagagtctgtggGTACATGCATTCTTTAGAGATACTATGTGGGCTAGATATAGTAGATTTCAAATTCAAATTGCTAAATTGTTTAAATATCCCCTACTATTTACTGAAGTGTATATAGACCTCTGCAGGATGCCATTCAAGGTCtttctgaggaaaaaaaataagggTGCATTTCACCAtcacttcattttaaaacaaaccactCCCATCCCTTGATTTGTTTCCATAATTTAACAGACCAATGAAGCCAGCCATGCACAGAAATACTTCCTAAGCCATTTTTGGAAACTGAGATTAACTTTCTACCATCCTGGCTAGATTGATGTAGACTTTCCTGCTTCAGATCTAATTTTCTTTCTACTCTTCCTCTGCAGACAAGCTGGCAGAGACATGGTGATTGAAATCAGCTACATCATTGTTCCTACttgtttggttgtgtgtgtgtgtgtgtgtgcgcacgcgcacacacacacacacacacatctgattCAACTCTTATTAGCATGGGATCAGGAATGACCGGGGGAAGTGCAGGTGTCTGCATTccgaaaggagaaaggaaatggtGGCTTCCTCCTTGGAACTGTTCCCACCTTTCAGGGAAATGGCTATCTCCCTCCTGCATAACAGTCTGAGTGCAAGAGAACAGCTAACATTTCACAGTCTCAGAGAGCTTTCCCACAGGGATCCAAGGTCATGTCAACTGAATATACAGTGACAAAAATGGTTCTCTATCCCACCAAAATATTCAAGTTAGCCCATGCAGCATCTTTTCTTCTTTGGCTTCTTGTAGACATTAATACCCCAAATCAAGGCCCCAGCTCTGGATttttgagcaaccatggattagTAACTTCCTGTCAATCCACGCTTTCCTTTTGTTCCATCTGGCAATCAGTGTGAGAGAATAAATGATAACATCCTCCCTCTGTAAGCACTCAGGGTGCATTCAGAAATAAAATGCCTGAACAACAAGTGACTTGTTATTGTTGTCTAATGTGACTTGGCCCAAGCAAACAACATGAGTTTGCAAATTAAGTAGCAGACAGACTAAGGATTCTAAGTTCATAAAACATGAGAAGAACCTACTGGACCAAAGACTGATCAGTTCAAGTTTCCTGCAGTGGCAAGCCAGATACCTAAAGGAAactcacaagcaggacatgagagTTATAGCTCTGTTAAGAGTTACTGACCACTACAGTGCAATAATGTGCACCTCTAATAGCCACaccacattttcatttctttactaTTGCCATGAAGCTACAGATCAAATTGATTTCATTGTAGGGATCTTTTACATTGAAAAAAGTGGGGTGACTTCTTAGTCAATGTCATTGGGGGCAGGAAAATTCAACTAATTTAGTCATTATCGTTGACTATTGCTCACAGAAACCGTCCTGCTCAAAGATAATGCTTTTTAGTACCAGATTACAAAAAGCGATGGAATCCTTCAAATCATCTACCTCTGTTCcaataatataaaacagaaaaagtctgggccattaaaaacaacaacatcaactttCCATCAAGATTGCATTTCTCAGTTTAATACTgaaaaaataaagacagaaataGCTTGGTACCACTTCTACTTTACACAGCACTTATATAAATGGGACttgttttgaaaacatttccTATAAATAATTATTCCTCACTGAGGCTGATGTATGTGGTGGTGTTTTTATTTTCCACATTATGAGAAAACAGAACTAGCTCAAGGTCACAAACCTGTAGCTGACAGAAAAGTCAACGCTCCTTCTTCAAAATAAATACTGAGCCCTATCTATTAGAAAATAACAAGCTGTTCAAGGGATGTGCTCTAGATTGTTTGAGCCAATGCCAACAAAGAAGCTCATAGGTCTTAGAATTTCTGTTACTGTTCCTATGATGCTACAACTAGGATATGCCCAATATCTTCCTCCAAATAAAACTAGTTAATATGTGGTGAATATTCTTACCGCCTTGGTACATTGAACATCTTTCCCTAGCAGCCAGTTGAGTTCCAGGTTGCCCTCACCCTGGTAGCAAGATTGTAGGCGATCCTTAATTTGGGCATTGATAGCACGGATGGGAAACATGCACAGAGCTGAGTCATCAGGTGGCTGATGATACTGCTTTTGCCCcttggagaaaatggcaaaaaggaCATCATCCTGGACTGTAATATTGAGGGATCGAGCCAATACCTCTCCTGGTTTGGAAAGATAGGCTGCCTGGAGGAGTCGATATTCCACATCACCTTTGACACATCCAAAAGGCAGAGAAACATAGGAGTGAAACTTGGGGTCATCCTTGCACAGACGCACAATTCGGGATGTGTAGAATAGGTCACTGGCTGCATTGATAGATACTCCCTCAGGTGTCTCTGGCTGAACAGTCAGAAAGTACACAAAATTGCCACTGGCAAATCCATAGATATAAAAGATATCAAAGTGAGAGACCAAGGCCAGTGTGTCTGAAGGGATTTTGATGAGGGATGAAACAAAGTCGCTGTGGAGTTCATAATCCAACATGGCTGATGACTCTGGATCACGTGGCAGTTTCCTGCTGGAGAGAGTGGGGAAGTAATCCTGCTTGCCATCCACTGCAGTACCTATGAAAAGCTTTCCATCTTCCCCCTCAGATCGAACTATAACTCCATACATAGTGCCAGTCTTGTTAACACTGGAAAGATAATGCTCCTTCTTATGTGAAGGTTCCACTAGGATGAAGAGGTCATCCAATCTCAGCAGCTTGCAGACTCCTTGGTAAAGGCTGCCACATGCCAACAGCCTATTTTCGGAGTAATCAATAATCAGCAGCTTGTTGACGTTGTTAGTTAGAGTCAAGATCTCAGTACAGGGTTGAACAATGAGCGGTGGATAACAAGACTTGTTGTCTTCCTCAGGTCCTGTCTTGTGAGCTACTAATATGGTCAAGTTTCCAGACAGTTTATAAACCCGATTGATGGCTCCCACATAGACTGCTCCAGTGGCCTGATGGACAGTCAAGTGGTTGAAAGTCCAGTCGCGGTTCTCAGAGTGGAAGGTATTATAAATGGGAGTGCTGGTAGCATTCtgtgaaaagaaaaccaaaagaagAAGCACCAAGGCCACTGGCCAGCCATCGGAGTCCCATATCCGAGGCCAGAACTTTCTCTGTTCCATCCTGTGGTAGAGTGTGAAGAGGAAAGGGAGTGTGAACCTCAGAACTCCCTGTGTGTATCTCCCACTGCAGCACTGTTCCTCACATGGTTCTACAGacataaaatgtaaaacaaaacaaaaatatatatgaaaaaaacAGATGCAAAGATCAAACAATCAGACCTAAAATGTCCTGTAAACAGAGACAAGTGAAGCAGGCTTTTTCATTAAAgaatctttgaaataaaatgaagacaCTTCTGAATCCCTGAGCCAGGTTTCCATTTGGGTAAACCAGGCAGGCTTTAGCACTCTGTTCCGCCTCTGTGCATTAATTGTTACACAATTTAAATGCTCATAATATGCTCTGAGTCATGAGTTCATTCATCTGCAGGAGAGAATAATCAATCTCAGCCCCAAAGACAAGTATGTTTTGCAGGCAGTTCACCTACCCAGTCATCAGATCTAACAACCCAGGCAGGAGTGGTGGTGTTTTTCTATGTTCTTCTGTAAGGTTAGTAAAAAGGTTTCTTTCTGTCCACAAAATCCACAAAGATTACAATTTAATTAAGGGGAAAGATATATCCGGCAGCAGTAGCTTATGTGTCTGCAACATCTCCTGTTTTGTTTCTACATACCTCAGATACATTGCCTTCTTGGTGCCTTAGGCTATGCCTGTACTCTCTGTAACTGGCAAGTCCATTGACTGTTTGCTTGATGCCAATGGGATGCATACTGTGCCTCAGGTAGCAGGTGAGATAAGCAACACTCATTCATTAATCTGAAACTATAAAGGGAATCTTGAACCACCACATCTCACCCTGCTAAAGACAAAGAATCCTGACACATTTAAAATACCATGAAATTATTGCaatgagagcttggaaaaattcttTCTGGATTAAAACCTCCCAGAATATtgcaaagtaacatttccaagttatgacagaatcatagaatcatagagtttcaagggccatccagtctaacccctcctgccatgcaggaactcacaatcaaagcatccctgacagatggccatccagcttctatttaaagacctccaaggaaggagactctatcaccctccgaggagtgtattctactgttgaacagcccttactgtcaggaagttcctcctaatgttgaggtggaatctattttcctgtagcttgcatccattgttgtgagtcctgttctctggagcagcagaaaacaagaNNNNNNNNNNNNNNNNNNNNNNNNNNNNNNNNNNNNNNNNNNNNNNNNNNNNNNNNNNNNNNNNNNNNNNNNNNNNNNNNNNNNNNNNNNNNNNNNNNNNCTGTTGTGTGAGTTTGGCATGCGAGCCAGAGAAAGTACTAGACAAGGttgctgtgtctgtgtgtgtgtatgcttctatgtgtgcgcacacacacatgcacatacacctATGGTCCCCTTCCGTTTCCCAGTATACCTGCCAGATTTGTGTAAGTCGTCAGTGAAATGGGTCAGTTTAGCAGCTCTGACTGATCATACTTTATCGACTGGATGACACTGTCTCACCAAGTTAAGTCAATGACCTACTTCTCCTCTATGGCCAAGAGAATGATAACCATCTTTTATACAGAGCAATTGCCATTCAAAGCCAGAGCATCAATATCTTAAACCATTAATTTTCCTTTGTATTCCCCATGGTCAGCTCCACATTCCTTCTGTGTATCCCTGACTCTGTAAAGGTAGCGTTTTCGGTAACGTTGAGAGGGCTAGATGAAAATAGCCAGCGAAAGATAAAAGTTCAGTACAGAATATGAGGCTTGAAATGGAATATATGTAGCACAAAGTAAACACCCCACTTAACTCTATGCAATGTTCACTGCAAAAAATATGAAGTCGCTCTATTTATTCTTTATGGCACGTATCATTCTAACATATAGATTTGTGAGGCCTCCCACATCCTAGCCAAACTTGAAGCGAGTTTTTGCTGTGGAAACGTGTTACAGATGCTGTTTTGGGATCTGAAAGATTTCACAAAGGTGATAAAAatgcttcctttctcctctctcctctctctctctctggtgatGCTTCTTTCTTAACCCTGTAGTCAGCTCATCTTCTCATCTGAAGAATCTGGATTtcctaaaatgtaaaatcaagcaaagaaagctaaaaacaaaacccaacagtTCCAAACACTCCGAGATCACAAAATAAATATCTCTAGCTTCCTTGAGCTCTTTAAGCATGTTCAGCAAATTGCATTCAGTACGAAACAATATGGCTTGTAGTACAGATAAAGGGGAAAGTGTTTGCAATGGGTATGTGGTGAGCACCCATGGACCATAGGGTCTGCTATAATCTGAGAGCCACTTTGCTGAAAGGAGTGGTACAAACTTTCAGTCCAGCTGTGAGTTTGCTTACTTTGCTGTCTTAGGAAGTTGGCATCTTACACAACCCATGGTAATATTTAGGACTTAAGCTGACAGATGGTGGAAAGAATGGTAGGGCTGTTGTTAGGCTGCCAACATGAAAGACTCACAAGCAATAAGGAAAGTATTGTACATGTTTTGCCAGAGTTCCCCATAATGTTATACTAGCATTCCAAAAAGAATAATTAATGTGGGTAAATTATTTTTCCGAGGCATCCGTAACTACTGCTGATGTACCATGTCTGACTGTCTCTGCCCACTTTTgcagctgttcaaaagtggaccAGACTCCACTAGAGATAGTGTGAAGTGTTACCTCTCTCCCTATTTCCAGTTACACTTTTTTTTCAAATCTTACTCTGGATCTACATGTACCTTAATTTCATTGCTCTTCCAGCCTTTGCTATCACAGTTTGCCTGCCTTCCCATCCATTGACTTTTAAACAGCTATGCTGGTAGCAATGCTTTATCCTCTTCTTTCTGTTCAGTCCCTAGAACATTTTAGTCCTCTGCCTGTTGGGcatcttttaaaagaataataacagtaataagaaAAAAGCtcactctctttcttcctctctctgcctAACCTGAGCCAGCGGTGCTCTTGAGAGACAGAGCCTTTTCCCTTTTCCAAACACTCCTGATTATTCAGCTAATCTTTATTTCATGGGCATGTTACAAGAAACACACaaacagaggaagagagagtgGAAGGCGGTGACACGTTTAAAATACACAAGAAAGGCGCTGGCAGGAATATAATCATCCTTATTCCCGCTGACATGAAATATTTATGGCTCTAAGTTGTGGTGGAGGTTCTCGCTCCATTCCCCCTTTGCTTTCccattttcctcccactgttcccccccccccagtaaaataatatttaaacaatTCAACATGGGGCCCTTCTATctgacactcccccccccagctgtctctctgtGTATCTGCACACAGCTGTCTACACGCATAGCCAGGGGGTACAATGTACTTCTGTCCATCACTACAAATGGGAAAGCATAAATTTGGTGCCACCCGACAGTAAAAACCAGCCCTGGCCCCAAAGCTTTTGACACCATGGGGGAAGGAGAGTAAATGGGAGTCTCTGTACCAAGGGAAGGTGCCACAAGGCAAAACAAATTCCCAGTTCCtgacaataaaaattacaaaaaagttAGATAACATAACACTTCTTTCCTGACTGGGCTACTTCACTCTTCCTATTAAGCACGGTCGGGTCCCATGCAGGCCACAAACAACCTAAACCATTTTATAGTTCACAAGCCCCCAGGAGTCTTTTCAGAaactgggccccccccccccccggaaaaaaaaccccaaaacagttGAAATATACTTCAAATGTGGTGGTGCAGACATACATTTTCTGTGGGCAAATCTATTTTATACCAAATTACTTTTTTCTTTGCTACACAACAAGTAGTGCAATTTTGCAAAAAATCTCAAGTGGGACTTTTCCGAACCACTTTCTCGCAAGGGGATGTAACAAACTGCACCAATGACTCATAACTTCATTTGAGAAGACAAATTAGTGAAGAATACCTTCCTACCTGTCAGACCTTCCAGTGTTGAgcttcactattttttttttttttttttttttttttttttttttttttttttttttttttttttttttttttttttttttttttttttttttacttccttgTGCCACTCACATTCGGACTGCTTCTTGCGCAAGATCACAGGTATAATGCTCAAACTTTACTATGCTCTGTGCTGGGCCTCTTCAAGTTCTTCAGCCTGCTTATTCATTCAGAACTCTTTCCACGTGTCTCTTGCTGCTCAAAGTTCCCCTCAGAATGGCAGGGGGAATCTGAAAGCTTATGTCCTTCAAAGTCACTTTCCATGGTTTTTGCTCCACCAGTGGACCATTCTAATGCTCCCGTTATTATGAAACATGACCAACAGTAACAGCTCATCCAGCCCTATGGGGTGCTGAACCAGCTCAATTTCTTTCCAGCTGTAGTATGCAGAATATTAGGcaggggaaagaggggaaaagggtCGCCACACCTCATTtgctttctcctctccctcaaaACTGCCTCTGTGTGAGAGCCACTGGAGTGATTGGTCTGTCTAACCGAGCTTATATCACTCTGCCTTTAAGCGGAGCggcctttttaatatatatattataatctatatatatatatgatcatcTCTGAGCCTTTTATCTCCGGCTCTGAATGTAATTTTAGCCACAGCAAAGGAGGATTAAATGTTCATAACATGATACCTTTATCTTCTTTTCATAATCCAGCCTCTTCCCTCCCACCCAGCCACCCACTCCCCAGTCAATTCTACTCAAAGAAAACAAGAGATTAAACACAGAAACATGAGCTGGGCTAGATCAGATCCGATAAGGGCAAGCCAACTCTTTCCAGCACCCCTTCTCTGCAGCACTATCCGCAGAGAGCCCGTGGCAGCCTTATTTGTCAACATAGTTAAAGCTGTGCTGTATCTGCCAGCCAATGAAGCACAGAATGGGACATAATTCAGGACCACAACAGCAAGAGCGGATACAGACTGCAAGGGTTAGATTGTATTGGATTAGAGACAGAGAAAGCAGCCACTACTGACTTGCTTTTGCCAGGCTGATTTTTAGATTTTTGAGCCCTTTAATGCAATTTTCTGCCACCTGGGAGTCTCCTCACCTCCACATTCCAGCCACAGCAGAAGCCAAAAGATGAAACCATGCTGGGAAGGTTTCAAGAGCAAACATCTCTCCCTCCCTGATGACAATGAGCAGAGAAAGCATCAAGGGACCATTCACCACCAGCTTACCTGGTCTCAAAAAATCCCTTGCTCCCTCAAGCCATCCTATTTCCACTCACAGCCAGGGACTTACAGACCGGCAGGAACGGTTCTAGCTTAAATACAAATGCCTGCTGTATATTGTACATACAAACACGCACATACCGCACTCTGAGGGATGTATATAACCCCTATCTCCACCCCCGCATCCTGTTTAGCAGATTCTTGAAAATGGTTTTCCTAAAAACCTCCACAAAAAAAAGCCACTCTTCAGTACAGTACCTCATCTGAATCTCCCTCTCGTGGAAAAGATGGCCACTGCAAATTCCCAACTCAtc
Encoded proteins:
- the LOC121928959 gene encoding plexin-A2-like, whose product is MEQRKFWPRIWDSDGWPVALVLLLLVFFSQNATSTPIYNTFHSENRDWTFNHLTVHQATGAVYVGAINRVYKLSGNLTILVAHKTGPEEDNKSCYPPLIVQPCTEILTLTNNVNKLLIIDYSENRLLACGSLYQGVCKLLRLDDLFILVEPSHKKEHYLSSVNKTGTMYGVIVRSEGEDGKLFIGTAVDGKQDYFPTLSSRKLPRDPESSAMLDYELHSDFVSSLIKIPSDTLALVSHFDIFYIYGFASGNFVYFLTVQPETPEGVSINAASDLFYTSRIVRLCKDDPKFHSYVSLPFGCVKGDVEYRLLQAAYLSKPGEVLARSLNITVQDDVLFAIFSKGQKQYHQPPDDSALCMFPIRAINAQIKDRLQSCYQGEGNLELNWLLGKDVQCTKAVRIFTTY